Proteins found in one Brachypodium distachyon strain Bd21 chromosome 5, Brachypodium_distachyon_v3.0, whole genome shotgun sequence genomic segment:
- the LOC100840483 gene encoding protein CUP-SHAPED COTYLEDON 1: MGLREIESTLPPGFRFYPSDQELVCHYLYKKVTNERASQGTLVEVDLHAREPWELPDVAKLTASEWYFFSFRDRKYATGSRTNRATKTGYWKATGKDREVRNPSTRAVVGMRKTLVFYQGRAPNGTKTSWVMHEFRLDTPHLPPREDWVLCRVFEKQKGDGEQDNISASSPAFAGSSQAAAAQEPHQPMLDTSNDQIMGSAMGFVPRQDQEEVCGSNYPLLNAAMWQQYSSVLDTFPLQEEIMVGSSPMMGLGAARSGAGDDCGFLFDSGFDDVANFGAGMRFPQGWS; this comes from the exons ATGGGATTGAGGGAGATAGAATCCACATTGCCGCCGGGGTTCAGGTTCTACCCGAGCGACCAGGAGCTGGTGTGCCACTACCTGTACAAGAAGGTCACCAACGAGCGCGCCTCGCAGGGGACGCTCGTCGAAGTCGACCTCCACGCGCGCGAGCCATGGGAGCTTCCTG ATGTGGCGAAGCTGACGGCCAGCGAGTGGTACTTCTTCAGCTTCAGGGACCGCAAGTACGCGACGGGGTCGCGCACGAACCGCGCCACCAAGACCGGCTACTGGAAGGCCACCGGGAAGGACCGCGAGGTGCGCAACCCGTCCACGCGTGCCGTAGTCGGCATGAGGAAGACGCTGGTCTTCTACCAGGGCCGCGCCCCCAACGGCACCAAGACCAGCTGGGTCATGCACGAGTTCCGCCTCGACACGCCACACTTGCCTCCAAGA GAGGACTGGGTGCTCTGCAGGGTGTTCGAGAAGCAAAAAGGGGACGGCGAGCAAGATAACATCAGCGCCTCCTCTCCGGCTTTCGCCGGCTCGTCGCAGGCAGCTGCTGCGCAGGAGCCGCACCAGCCCATGCTGGACACGAGCAACGATCAGATCATGGGCTCGGCCATGGGCTTCGTGCCGCGGCAGGACCAGGAGGAAGTCTGTGGCTCGAATTACCCGTTGCTGAACGCGGCGATGTGGCAGCAATACAGTTCGGTCCTCGACACGTTCCCGCTTCAGGAAGAGATTATGGTCGGAAGCTCGCCGATGATGGGGTTAGGGGCCGCCAGatcaggagccggagacgaCTGCGGGTTCCTCTTCGACTCGGGATTCGATGACGTGGCGAACTTTGGGGCCGGCATGAGGTTCCCGCAAGGGTGGAGCTAG
- the LOC100839966 gene encoding dCTP pyrophosphatase 1, with protein sequence MSCRSLLQASRYIYPSTRSCAFPSKRAVCLRFGARSMEGQKKVAMEVVKGKEEAAADVSLKQLSKKLDDFAQERDWEKHHSPRNLLLALVGEVGELSELFMWKGEVPRGLPGWDEAEKEHLGEELSDVLLYLVRLSDMCGVDLGDAALKKIVKNAVKYPAPSKSA encoded by the exons ATGTCCTGCCGAAGTTTGCTGCAAGCCTCCAGATATATATATCCCTCCACCCGTAGCTGCGCTTTCCCAAGCAAGCGTGCTGTTTGTTTAAGGTTTGGGGCAAGATCGATGGAGGGACAGAAGAAGGTGGCCATGGAGGTGGtgaaggggaaggaggaagCGGCTGCCGATGTGAGCCTGAAGCAGCTGTCCAAGAAGCTTGATGACTTCGCCCAGGAGAGGGACTGGGAAAAACACCACAGCCCGAGGAACCTTCTGCTTGCTTTG GTCGGGGAAGTCGGGGAGCTGTCGGAGCTGTTCATGTGGAAAGGGGAGGTGCCGAGAGGGCTGCCGGGCTGGGACGAGGCGGAGAAGGAGCACCTCGGCGAGGAGCTCTCGGACGTGCTGCTCTACCTGGTCCGGCTCTCGGACATGTGCGGCGTCGACCTTGGCGACGCCGCCTTGAAGAAGATCGTCAAGAACGCCGTCAAGTACCCGGCACCGTCCAAGAGCGCCTGA
- the LOC100839660 gene encoding 60S ribosomal protein L14-1 — MPFKRFVEIGRVALVNYGKDYGRLVVIVDVVDQNRALVDAPDMVRCQINFKRLSLTDIKIDIKRVPKKATLIKAMEEADVKNKWENSSWGKKLIVQKRRASLNDFDRFKVMLAKIKRGGAIRQELAKLKKEVAAS, encoded by the exons atg CCGTTCAAGAGGTTTGTGGAGATCGGGCGGGTGGCCCTCGTGAACTACGGCAAGGACTATGGCCGCCTCGTTGTCATCGTCGATGTCGTCGACCAGAACAGG GCACTTGTGGATGCACCTGATATGGTCCGTTGCCAGATTAACTTCAAGCGCCTTTCTCTTACGGATATCAAGATTGACATCAAGCGTGTCCCCAAGAAGGCAACCTTGATTAAGGCAatggaggaagctg ATGTGAAGAACAAATGGGAGAATAGCTCATGGGGCAAGAAGCTGATTGTCCAGAAGAGGAGAGCATCCCTCAATGACTTTGACAGGTTTAAGGTCATGTTGGCCAAAATCAAG AGGGGAGGAGCTATCAGGCAGGAGCTCGCTAAGCTTAAAAAGGAGGTCGCTGCCTCTTAG